The Acidimicrobiales bacterium genomic interval GCTGCTGATCCGACGTGGCACCGATCCGGGACGTGGTCGCTGGTCGCTTCCAGGGGGGCGAGTTGAAGCCGGCGAAGCCTTGGTGGCGGCCGTCGTGCGAGAACTTCGTGAAGAGTCCGGTCTGGAGGGTCTCTGTGGCCCGATGCTGGGGTGGGTGGAGCGGATGGGTGTTGACCACCACTTCGTGATAGTCAACTTTCGGGTGGACATCCTCGATGATGCTTCTCCGGCCGCCGGTTCCGATGCCGACGAGGCGGCCTGGACGTCCTTCGATCAACTTGAAACGACTGACCTCGCCGACGGACTGGCGGCCTTCCTCGTTGACTACGAGGTGGTCCCCAACGGGGTCCTGTTCGTCTGACTGGTGGTTCGCTAGTGCCGGTATCGGTGACTCCGGTTTAGCGACCCAGCCAGTTGGGGGCGCGCTTTTCGATGAAGGCCCGTGGTCCCTCTTGGAAATCCTCTGAGCGTAAGACGTCGCGGGCTGCCTCAGCACTCAGGGCGAAGGCCTCATCGTCGTCCAAAAGGGCACCCTCGATGATCACCTGACGTGACGCCCGGACGGCGAGCGGGGCATTGGCGCTGATCTCAGAGGCCAATGCGATGGCACTGTCCAATGCTCCTCCCGCTTCCACCAGGCGGTTGACCACACCATGGTGGTGGGCTGTCTCGGCGCTGATCGGATCACCGGTCAGCGCCATCTCCATGGCCAAGTTTCGAGGGATGGCCCGTGGCAGGCGAATCAGCCCACCCGCGTTGGCAATGAGCGAACGCTTGACCTCCGGAATTCCGAACCGGGCATTAGAGCCGGCTACTACCAGGTCACAAGCCAGGACTATCTCAAACCCACCGGCCAGGGCAGGGCCTTCGACCGCAGCGATTATCGGCTTGGTTCGCTCGCGACGAACAATGCCGGCGAATCCGCCACGATCGGTGGCAAGGTCCGCTTTTCCAGAGGCCACCGCCTTGAGGTCGGCACCAGCACAGAAGGCGGGTCCGGCGCCGGTGATGACACCCACCCAGAGGGAGTCATCCGCCTCTAACTTGTCGATGGCCGACTGGAGATCGACTGCTAACTGATGGTCGACGGCGTTACGGGCTTCGGGTCGATCCAAGGTGATGACCGCTACGCGGTCCCGAATCTCGAAATGGACGGTCATGTCGTCGACCCTACTGAGAGGTCCCGATCAGGAACGAGTGCGCCCCCGGCGGGCACGGGGCGGCGGAGTGGGCTCGATACCGAACGCCTTGGCAATGTCGGGCACGCTCATCGAGAGTCGCTTGACAGCTGCAAGCAACTGCTCGTTCGGTTCTGCGGGCAGACCCTCGGGCACAACCCGGAGGTGAACTGGCGAAAGGGATACAGCGTCCAGCACGGTGGCCCAACGGTCCTGGCTGGTGTCGGCGGTGAGGCCAGCGGCCGCCATGGTGGCCAGACGATCGAGGAGGGGAGCGGACAGCGGAGACCCTGCCTTGGGTGGTCGCGAGCTGAGTCGCAGAGCACGCACCACCCGGTCGTCGTCAAGTGCCGAGGTGACCTCAGCGAGCCAGGCCTGTTGTTCGCGGTCCACCCGTAGCGCAAGGCCCGCACGAATCTGTTCGGCGAGGTCCTTGTTCTCCTTGCCCTTGGCGGACTGCTCGGCGGCCACAACGACGGATCGCAGATCTCGTAGGTCGATGTCGTCGATACCGGCCAGTGCGGCCTCGGCCCGGTCCTGCCAGTCGGCGATCCGGAGCGACGGGTGGATCCGTTCTGCCAGCTTCAGGAGTAGTGCGGCGGGGATCGGCGGTTCACCGGCTGCCTCGGAAGCCTTGTTTTGGGCTTCGATGGCCGAACGTACACCGGGGACGCCGTCCCGCAGCAATATCTGGGCTAGCAGCTTTTGATCCTCGGGAAGGGCGGCCAGGGCCGCCTTTCGGTGGGTGCGGCGAGGCCGAAGTCGCTTCGCCCGGGGCTTTTGGGCAGCGTCGTCAACTG includes:
- a CDS encoding NUDIX domain-containing protein, whose product is MIGRPELCVGAVVVDEDRLLLIRRGTDPGRGRWSLPGGRVEAGEALVAAVVRELREESGLEGLCGPMLGWVERMGVDHHFVIVNFRVDILDDASPAAGSDADEAAWTSFDQLETTDLADGLAAFLVDYEVVPNGVLFV
- a CDS encoding crotonase/enoyl-CoA hydratase family protein, with the translated sequence MTVHFEIRDRVAVITLDRPEARNAVDHQLAVDLQSAIDKLEADDSLWVGVITGAGPAFCAGADLKAVASGKADLATDRGGFAGIVRRERTKPIIAAVEGPALAGGFEIVLACDLVVAGSNARFGIPEVKRSLIANAGGLIRLPRAIPRNLAMEMALTGDPISAETAHHHGVVNRLVEAGGALDSAIALASEISANAPLAVRASRQVIIEGALLDDDEAFALSAEAARDVLRSEDFQEGPRAFIEKRAPNWLGR